CTCGCCAAAGCGGATCAGGTCTCCGCGCTCAAGCGCCCGGGCGGCTTCAAGAGTCCGCTCGTTTTCCGTCACCGCATGGCGGGCCCGTTTTTGCTCAAGCGGGGAAAGAAGATGTTCATAACGGGCCAGCTCTGCGCTTGTCAGCTCGCCGAGCGAGGCGATGTTCCGCACGCTTTGCAGCTTCGCGAGAGCCGCCTCGCACGTCGCCCGCCGCTCGTTGTACGCCGAGTCCGCCAAGCCGCGCTTTTTGTTTGTGTTCGCGATGACAATCGAACAATCGTTGAGCACGAGCGGCAAATAGCGGTACTCGAGCGTCTGGCAGTTCAATAGAATGGCGCAATCTTGTTTCCCCATGCCGACGGCAAACTGATCCATAATGCCGCAATGGACGCCAACGTATTTATTTTCTACGGTTTGGCTCATTTTCACAAGTTCCAGCTGGTCAAGCCCGCGCCTGAACAGTTCATTGAGCATGACCGCGGTCACGAGCTCAATCGACGCGGATGACGACAGTCCTGCGCCGTTCGGGATCGTGCCGTAATACAAAATGTCCAATCCGGTCTCCAGCGGGCTGAGCGCTTGAAACGCAGCCAAGATCCCTTTCGGGTAGTTCGCCCAGCCGTGCTCGCTCCGGTATGACAAGTCATCGTAAGAGACAGTGATCACTCCCGTTTCCGGGAAGTTTTGGGAGTAAAGGCGGACAAACGGCTCATCCGTTTGCCGGACAAGCGCATACGTGCCGATCTCGAGCGCGCACGGCAGCACATGCCCGCCGTTGTAATCCGTATGCTCACCGATCAAATTGACGCGGCCGGGGGCGAAGAAAGTGCGGATGCCTTCGCCTAAGCCGCTAAAAAGTTCGATAAATTGTTGTTTTAAAGTTGTAATCATGAAAGAGCCTCCTTAAGATCATTTTATGATAAATATTTTAGTTAAAATTTTACTGTTCGTCAATGAAAAACTCCTACTTTTGTTCATGACTGCAGATTTCTTGTCAGAAACAAAATGCCCTCCTTGTCCGTATAATTCGTTAAAATCAACCTATCCTAAACATTAACATTTAAGAAGGAACAGGGGGCCCAAATATGGATGCCAAACTGCAGCTACAAAAAGAGTTAAAGCAAATCGAACAGTGGGAACACTCCCAAAAAGACCTATGGTTTTGGGAAAAGCTTGGCCGCTTGCCATTTCAAGTGCTGGATAAGCTGACGCCAAAAGTCGTCCATCGAAAACTCGGGCAGCTGCTTGATGAGTTGGGCAGCTATATTCAAAGCGGCGGGCAATATTTAGTGAATGAAAAGAAAATATTCACTCGGCTCGGGGTATCGTCGCTTGCGCAAGTGCCGCACTTGCCGCTTGAGACAATGGATCGCGTCTGCGATGAATTGATCGATGCGCGCGTCACGTTCGCCCAGCTGCAAGGGGCGGCAACTGGAATTGGCGGGGCGCTGACGCTGGCGGTAGACATTCCAGCGCTTCTCGGCTTAGCGCTGAAAACGCTGCAAGAGATCGCCATCGTGTACGGATATGACCCGAAGGAAAAAGAGGAGCGCGTGTTCGTCGTCAAATGCCTGCAGTTTGCCGCGGCGGACATCGTCGGGAAAAAAGCGATTTTGGACGAACTTTCGTCGTTCTCCAATGAACGCGGGCGCGTCTTTTCCGAACTGCAAGGCTGGCGGGAAGTGATGATGACGTTCCGCGACCAATACGGGTGGAAAAAGCTGTTTCAAGCCGTTCCGATCATCGGTGTCATTTTCGGTTCGCTGTTTAACAAATCGTTTATGGAAGACATCGCCGAAACCGGGAAGATGCTCTATCGGAAGCGTCGCATCATCGAGAAGCTCAAACAGTTTGAACCCGGCATCTAAGACACCGGGTTCAATTCGTTTATGACTGGTGCATAGACTCGAGCGACAGCATCCCTTCTTATCGTTGAACAGCTTTCAATCGCCACATCATGCTGATAAAATCGCCAGAGCGGTACGGCAAGGCCACTCCGGCATACATCAGCTCGTCGCCGCCGTAAACGCCAAGTCCCTCGATTTCGTAGTCTTGATTCGGGTCAAGCCCTTTTAAGCGCAGGTATGACAGCGGCGCGTTCGCTTCGGCCAGAACGCGGAAGTAGGCGACGAGCGCTTCCGAGCGGTCGGCAGAGACGAACATCCACGCCGCCTCGTTGCCTTCAAACGGGCTTAGCAGTCGATAAAACGTGCCGAACTGGACGAGACGGCGCACGTCCTTGTAAAACGCGACTTGTTGCTTAATCATTTGTTTTTCTGTTTCCGTCAATTTCGTGATATCGAGCTCATAGCCGAAGTTGCCTGACATCGCGACATGGCCGCGCGTCTTGAGCGACGTCACCCGCCCGACTTGGTGGTTCGGCACCGCCGAGACGTGGGCGCCCATTGCACTAATCGGATAGACGAGGCTCGTGCCGTATTGAATTTTCAGGCGCGAGACGGCATCGGTATTGTCGCTCGTCCACGTTTGCGGCATATAATACAGCATCCCCGGGTCAAACCGCCCCCCGCCTCCCGAACAGCTTTCAAACAAAATGTGCGGAAAGCGCGAGGTCATCTCGTCCATGACGCGGTACAGCCCAAGCATATAGCGGTGCGCCGTTTCGCGCTGGCGCTCGGGCGGCAGGGCGGAGGAGCCTATTTCCGTCATATGGCGGTTCATGTCCCATTTCACGTACGTGATCGGCGCGCTTGCGAGGACGTTCGAGATCGTCTCGATGATATAGTCGCAAACGTCTTCGCGGGAATAATCGAGCACAAGCTGGTTTCGTCCTTCCGAACGCGGGCGGTTGGGCACATGCAGACACCAGTCGGGGTGTTTCCGGTACAGTTCGCTGTTTGGCGACACCATTTCCGGTTCGACCCATAAGCCGAACTGGAGTCCAAGTTCGTTTACTTGTTTTGCCAGCCCGTCCAAGCCGTTCGGAAGCTTGCGCCGGTTGACGATCCAATCGCCGAGCGACCGGCGGTCGTCATCGCGCTCGCCAAACCAGCCGTCGTCAAGCACAAACAGTTCGATGCCTAGTTTCGCTGCCGTTTTCGCAATGTTGACGAGTTTTTCTTCGTTAAAATCGAAGTACGTTGCTTCCCAGTTGTTGATCAAAATCGGGCGTTCGCGGTCGCGGAATGCGCCGCGCGCCAGGCGGGTGCGGTACAGTTCGTGGTAGGTTTGCGACATCCCGTTCAACCCTTGGTCGGAGTAAACCATGACCACTTCCGGCGTTTGGAACGACTCACCCGGCTGAAGCAGCCATGTGAAATCAAACGGGTTGATTCCCATCGAGACACGGGCAGTGCCGAACTGGTCCACCTCGATTTGGGCGAGAAAATTGCCGCTGTACACAAAGCTGAACCCGTATACTTCGCCTTGGTGTTCATCGGCGTTTTTGGCGACGAGCGCGATAAATGGGTTTTGTTGGTGGCTGCTCGCGCCGCGGCGGCTTTCCGCCGCTTGCACGCCGGTCACAAGCGGGCGGCGCTCGATCCAGCGCTCGCGCCCCCACGCTCCGGGGAGATGGATCCAATCATAGTCAGCAGTTGGGAAATCAACGCTCATACTGAGCGCACGCAGCAGTTTCAACCGCTCGCCGCCTTTGTTTTCAAAACGGGCCGCGCGCGTGATGACGTTCCATTTTTCATACGCCGTATACTGCAACGTGACCTCTAGACCGATCAGCGCATCTCCAAGGACAATTTCGAGCGTCTCCGCTTCCTGTTCATGCTCCACGTATGTCGCCGGCAGTCCGTTAAGTCTAGGCTTCCCTTTGTAAATGCGGTGCGTTTTGTAGCGCAAATCGGTCACGGTCGAGCCGTTCTCAAGCTGCACTTGATACGCCGGAGAACGAAAATCGGTATTCCCATAGGCCGGATATTCTTGCGGCAGCGTATCGAGCGAAAACGTGCGGTCGGATGGGGCGAGATTGGGGGAAAACGCGCGATCCAGCCGCGAAAACCTCCGCTCCCCCCGAACATCGCGCACCGCTTTTCCCCAATAGATATGAGCCAAATAGCCGGAGCGGAAAAGCTGCATCACGTAGCTTGCCTTGCCCGCCCGCAAATGAAACTGCTTCGTTTGCGGATTGTATGTAACCGCCATCCTCTTCCCTCACTTTGATTTTTTATTTAAATTTTACTTAATTTTTACGAAAAGATCCATCAAAAAAGCGCCTGGATTCAGGCGCTCATCATTTCCTTCATGATCATTGGTTCACTTCGCTCCTTCCTCTGCCAACACCGCTCGTCGCAGTTCCTTGTCGAGTTCTTTCTCATACACGTCCCGCTCTTCCCCCGTCCACCCCAAATACCGCGCCATAAACGCCACAACCGCCTCTTTCTCCCGCCGGACAGAATCGATGTCAAATAACAGCGCTCCGGTGCGGCGGATGAAGTAGTCGACCGGTTTGGCCGCCATTTCTTCCTCCATGGCGTAGACGAGGCGGATGAACGTTTCGCGCGTTAAGCCAGATGAACGGTCGTATTGCTGGCTTAAAGCAAACAGCCGGTCGACATTTGTGCCGTATTGTCTCGCCAGCCGCGCTCCCGCTTCTTTCGTCAATCCATAGCGCACCGCT
Above is a window of Geobacillus thermoleovorans DNA encoding:
- a CDS encoding galactokinase — encoded protein: MITTLKQQFIELFSGLGEGIRTFFAPGRVNLIGEHTDYNGGHVLPCALEIGTYALVRQTDEPFVRLYSQNFPETGVITVSYDDLSYRSEHGWANYPKGILAAFQALSPLETGLDILYYGTIPNGAGLSSSASIELVTAVMLNELFRRGLDQLELVKMSQTVENKYVGVHCGIMDQFAVGMGKQDCAILLNCQTLEYRYLPLVLNDCSIVIANTNKKRGLADSAYNERRATCEAALAKLQSVRNIASLGELTSAELARYEHLLSPLEQKRARHAVTENERTLEAARALERGDLIRFGELMKQSHLSLRNDYEVTGVELDTLVEAAWSHEGTVGARMTGAGFGGCTVNIVKKACVQDFIERVGNAYAEKIGYEASFYVVEVGDGARELTELEEMSR
- a CDS encoding EcsC family protein; this translates as MDAKLQLQKELKQIEQWEHSQKDLWFWEKLGRLPFQVLDKLTPKVVHRKLGQLLDELGSYIQSGGQYLVNEKKIFTRLGVSSLAQVPHLPLETMDRVCDELIDARVTFAQLQGAATGIGGALTLAVDIPALLGLALKTLQEIAIVYGYDPKEKEERVFVVKCLQFAAADIVGKKAILDELSSFSNERGRVFSELQGWREVMMTFRDQYGWKKLFQAVPIIGVIFGSLFNKSFMEDIAETGKMLYRKRRIIEKLKQFEPGI
- a CDS encoding alpha-galactosidase, yielding MAVTYNPQTKQFHLRAGKASYVMQLFRSGYLAHIYWGKAVRDVRGERRFSRLDRAFSPNLAPSDRTFSLDTLPQEYPAYGNTDFRSPAYQVQLENGSTVTDLRYKTHRIYKGKPRLNGLPATYVEHEQEAETLEIVLGDALIGLEVTLQYTAYEKWNVITRAARFENKGGERLKLLRALSMSVDFPTADYDWIHLPGAWGRERWIERRPLVTGVQAAESRRGASSHQQNPFIALVAKNADEHQGEVYGFSFVYSGNFLAQIEVDQFGTARVSMGINPFDFTWLLQPGESFQTPEVVMVYSDQGLNGMSQTYHELYRTRLARGAFRDRERPILINNWEATYFDFNEEKLVNIAKTAAKLGIELFVLDDGWFGERDDDRRSLGDWIVNRRKLPNGLDGLAKQVNELGLQFGLWVEPEMVSPNSELYRKHPDWCLHVPNRPRSEGRNQLVLDYSREDVCDYIIETISNVLASAPITYVKWDMNRHMTEIGSSALPPERQRETAHRYMLGLYRVMDEMTSRFPHILFESCSGGGGRFDPGMLYYMPQTWTSDNTDAVSRLKIQYGTSLVYPISAMGAHVSAVPNHQVGRVTSLKTRGHVAMSGNFGYELDITKLTETEKQMIKQQVAFYKDVRRLVQFGTFYRLLSPFEGNEAAWMFVSADRSEALVAYFRVLAEANAPLSYLRLKGLDPNQDYEIEGLGVYGGDELMYAGVALPYRSGDFISMMWRLKAVQR